The Bos indicus x Bos taurus breed Angus x Brahman F1 hybrid chromosome 11, Bos_hybrid_MaternalHap_v2.0, whole genome shotgun sequence genome includes a region encoding these proteins:
- the KRTCAP3 gene encoding keratinocyte-associated protein 3 isoform X1, whose amino-acid sequence MRCRRLCAFGNFRPLRPCFPPRAHPGPALGPVADLGWPPAPQPAQRAPRLCLADAARGPRWLMRVGLALILVGHVNLLLGAVLHGTVLRHVANPRGAVTPEYTTANVISVGSGLLSVSLGLVALLASRNLFRPRLHWALLALALVNLLLSAACSLGLLLAVSLTVANGGRRLIADCHPGLLDPLVPLDQGSGHADCPFDPTKIYDTALALWIPSVFMSAAEAALSGYCCVAALTLRGVGPCRKDGLQEQVRKMNRKGSFYTDCVEETLDYITEGWSTNPTLLCSWRS is encoded by the exons ATGAGGTGCCGCCGCCTCTGCGCTTTCGGTAATTTCCGGCCCCTCCGGCCTTGTTTTCCCCCGAGGGCCCACCCTGGACCCGCCCTCGGGCCAGTGGCCGACCTGGGGTGGCCTCCGGCTCCTCAGCCGGCTCAGCGCGCCCCTCGCCTGTGCCTTGCAGACGCGGCCCGGGGCCCCCGGTGGCTCATGCGGGTGGGCCTGGCGCTGATCCTGGTGGGCCACGTGAACCTGTTGCTGGGGGCCGTGCTGCACGGCACCGTCCTGCGGCACGTGGCCAACCCCCGCGGCGCCGTCACCCCGGAGTACACCACCGCCAATGTCATCTCCGTGGGCTCAGGGCTGCTG AGCGTTTCCTTGGGACTTGTGGCCCTTTTGGCGTCCAGGAATCTTTTTCGCCCACGATTG CACTGGGCCCTGCTGGCGCTAGCGCTGGTGAACCTTCTCTTGTCTGCTGCCTGCTCCCTGGGCCTCCTCCTCgctgtgtccctcactgtggCCAATGGCGGCCGTCGTCTTATTGCTGACTGCCACCCAGGACTGCTGGATCCTTTGGTACCGCTGGACCAGGGGTCTGGACATGCTGACTGCCCCTTTGACCCCACGAAAATCTAT GACACAGCCTTGGCTCTCTGGATCCCTTCTGTGTTCATGTCTGCAGCCGAGGCTGCTCTCTCTGGTTACTGCTGTGTGGCTGCACTCACCCTGCGTGGGGTAGGGCCCTGTAGGAAGGATGGGCTACAGGAGCAGGTAAGGAAGATGAACAGGAAGGGCTCATTCTACACAGATTGTGTTGAAGAGACGCTGGATTATATAACTGAGGGCTGGAGCACTAATCCCACCCTTTTGTGTAGCTGGAGGAGCTGA
- the KRTCAP3 gene encoding keratinocyte-associated protein 3 isoform X5 — MRCRRLCAFDAARGPRWLMRVGLALILVGHVNLLLGAVLHGTVLRHVANPRGAVTPEYTTANVISVGSGLLSVSLGLVALLASRNLFRPRLHWALLALALVNLLLSAACSLGLLLAVSLTVANGGRRLIADCHPGLLDPLVPLDQGSGHADCPFDPTKIYDTALALWIPSVFMSAAEAALSGYCCVAALTLRGVGPCRKDGLQEQLEELTELEFPKRKWQENVQLLDQTREIRTSQKSWV; from the exons ATGAGGTGCCGCCGCCTCTGCGCTTTCG ACGCGGCCCGGGGCCCCCGGTGGCTCATGCGGGTGGGCCTGGCGCTGATCCTGGTGGGCCACGTGAACCTGTTGCTGGGGGCCGTGCTGCACGGCACCGTCCTGCGGCACGTGGCCAACCCCCGCGGCGCCGTCACCCCGGAGTACACCACCGCCAATGTCATCTCCGTGGGCTCAGGGCTGCTG AGCGTTTCCTTGGGACTTGTGGCCCTTTTGGCGTCCAGGAATCTTTTTCGCCCACGATTG CACTGGGCCCTGCTGGCGCTAGCGCTGGTGAACCTTCTCTTGTCTGCTGCCTGCTCCCTGGGCCTCCTCCTCgctgtgtccctcactgtggCCAATGGCGGCCGTCGTCTTATTGCTGACTGCCACCCAGGACTGCTGGATCCTTTGGTACCGCTGGACCAGGGGTCTGGACATGCTGACTGCCCCTTTGACCCCACGAAAATCTAT GACACAGCCTTGGCTCTCTGGATCCCTTCTGTGTTCATGTCTGCAGCCGAGGCTGCTCTCTCTGGTTACTGCTGTGTGGCTGCACTCACCCTGCGTGGGGTAGGGCCCTGTAGGAAGGATGGGCTACAGGAGCAG CTGGAGGAGCTGACAGAGCTTGAATTTCCTAAACGTAAATGGCAGGAAAATGTGCAGCTACTGGACCAAACGCGAGAAATCCGGACCTCACAGAAAAGTTGGGTTTAG
- the IFT172 gene encoding intraflagellar transport protein 172 homolog: MQLKHLRTLLSPQDGAAKVTCMAWSQNNAKFAVCTVDRVVLLYDEHGERRDKFSTKPADMKYGRKSYMVKGMAFSPDSTKIAIGQTDNIIYVYKIGEDWGDKKVICNKFIQTSAVTCLQWPAEYIIVFGLAEGKVRLANTKTNKSSTIYGTDSYVVSLTTNCSGKGILSGHADGTIVRYFFDDEGSGESQGKLVNHPCPPYALAWATNSIVAAGCDRRIVAYGKEGHVLQTFDYSRDPLEREFTTAAASPGGQSVVLGSYDRLRVLNWSPRRNIWEEAKPKEIANLYTITALAWKRDGSRLCAGTLCGGVEQFDCCLRRSIYKNKFELTYVGPSQVIVKNLSSGTRVVLKSHYGYEVEEVKILGKERYLVAHTSDTLLLGDLTTNRLSEVAWQGSGGNEKYFFENENVCMIFNAGELTLVEYGSNDTLGSVRTEFMNPHLISVRINERRQRGMEDNKKLAYLVDIKTIAIVDLIGGYNIGTISHESRVDWLELNETGHKLLFRDRKLRLHLYDIESCSKTMILNFCSYVQWVPGSDVLVAQNRNNLCVWYNIEAPERVTTSSIRGDVVGLERGGGKTEVMVTEGVTTVAYTLDEGLIEFGTAIDDGNYTRATAFLETLEMTPETEAMWKTLSKLSLEAKQLHIAERCFSALGHVAKARFLHETNEIADQVSREYGGEGTDFYQVRARLAMLEKNYKLAEMIFLEQNAVEEAMDMYQELHRWDECIAVAEAKGHPALEKLRRGYYQWLMDTQQEERAGELQESQGDGLAAISLYLKAGLPAKAARLVLNREELLANTELVEHITAALIKGELYERAGDLFEKIRNPQRALECYCKGSAFMKAVELARLAFPVEVVRLEEAWGDHLVQQKQLDAAINHYIEARCSIKAIEAALGARQWKKAIYILDLQDRNTASKYYPRVAQHYASLQEYEIAEELYTKGDRTKDAIDMYTQAGRWEQAHKLAMKCMRPEDVSVLYITQAQEMEKQGKYREAERLYVTVEEPDLAITMFKKHKLYDDMIRLVGKHHPDLLSDTHLHLGKELEAEGRLQEAEYHYLEAQEWKATVNMYRSNGLWEEAYRVAKAHGGANAHKHVAYLWAKSLGGEAAVRLLNKLGLLEAAIDHAADNCSFEFAFELSRLALKHKTPEIHLRYAMYLEDEGKFEEAEAEFIKAGKPKEAVLMFVHNQDWEAAQRVAEAHDPDSVAEVLVGQARGALEEKDFQKAEGLLLRAQRPGLALNYYKEAGLWSDALRICKDYVPGQLEALQEEYEREATKKGARGMEGLVEQARQWEQAGEYSRAVDCYLKVRDAGSSSLVEKCWLKAAELSIKFLPPPRSLEVVRAVGPQLIGIGKHSAAAELYLNLDLVKEAIDAFIEGEEWNKAKRVAKELDPRYEDYVDQCYKEFLKSQGKVDSLVGVDVVAALDLYVEQGQWDKCIETATKQNYKILHKYVALYATHLIREGGCAQALALYVQHGAPANPQNFNIYKRIFTDMVSSPGTNSAEAYHSWADLRDVLFNLCENLVKSSEANSPAHEEFETMLLIAHYYATRSAAQSVKELETVAARLSVSLLRHTQLLPADKAFYEAGTAAKAVGWENMAFIFLNRFLDLTDAIEEGTLDALDHSDFQDTDIPFEVPLPAKQHVPEAQREEVRDWVLTVSMDQRLEQVLPRDERGAYEASLVAASTGVRALPCLITGYPILRNKIEFKRPGKAANKKNWNKFLMAIKTSHSPMCQDVLKFISQWCGGLPSTSFSFQ, translated from the exons GATGGAGCTGCAAAGGTCACCTGCATGGCATGGTCCCAGAACAATGCCAAATTTGCTGTCTGCACAGTGGACCGTGTGGTCTTACTATATGATGAACATGGGGAGCGAAGAGATAAATTCTCCACCAAACCAGCCGACATGAAG TATGGCAGGAAGAGCTATATGGTGAAGGGCATGGCTTTTTCTCCTGATTCCACTAAGATTGCCATAGGACAGACTGACAACATCATCTATGTCTACAAGATTGGAGAAGACTG GGGTGACAAGAAAGTCATTTGTAACAAGTTCATCCAGACG AGTGCTGTTACTTGCCTGCAGTGGCCAGCAGAATACATCATTGTCTTTGGGCTGGCTGAAGGAAAG GTTCGTTTAGCAAACACCAAAACTAACAAATCATCTACCATCTATGGGACAGATTCTTATGTGGTGTCCTTGACAACAAA tTGCTCTGGGAAAGGAATTCTCTCAGGTCATGCAGATGGCACCATTGTTAGGTATTTCTTTGATGATGAAGGCTCAGGAGAGTCACAG GGAAAGTTGGTGAACCATCCATGCCCACCCTATGCCTTGGCGTGGGCAACCAACAGCATTGTGGCTGCAGGCTGTGACCGGAGGATTGTGGCCTATGGAAAGGAAGGCCATGTGCTACAAACTTTTGACTACAGCCGTGACCCTCTGGAGCGGGAGTTCACCACAGCTGCAGCAAGTCCTGGGGGCCAGTCGGTTGTGCTGGGAAGCTATGACAG ACTTCGGGTGCTCAACTGGAGTCCTCGGAGAAACATCTGGGAAGAGGCAAAGCCCAAGGAGATTGCCAACTTATACACCATCACTGCCTTGGCCTGGAAGCGGGATGGCTCACGACTCTGTGCG GGCACACTCTGTGGTGGAGTGGAACAGTTTGACTGCTGCCTCCGAAGGAGCATTTACAAGAATAAGTTTGAATTGACTTATGTGGGACCTAGCCAG GTGATTGTGAAGAACCTCTCATCGGGGACCCGAGTGGTACTCAAGTCACACTATGGCTACGAGGTGGAAGAAGTGAAAATCCTGGGAAAGGAACGCTACCTGGTGGCCCACACGTCAGACACACTGCTGCTGGGGGACCTGACCACAAATCGCCTTAGTGAG GTAGCTTGGCAGGGATCTGGTGGCAATGAGaagtatttctttgaaaatgaaaat GTGTGCATGATCTTCAATGCTGGAGAGCTCACCCTTGTGGAATATGGGAGTAATGATACCCTGGGTTCTGTACGTACTGAATTCATGAACCCCCATCTCATCAG TGTCCGTATTAATGAGAGGCGTCAGCGAGGAATGGAGGATAATAAGAAATTGGCTTATCTTGTTGATATCAAGACTATTGCTATAG TGGACCTGATTGGCGGCTACAACATTGGTACCATCAGCCATGAGAGCCGTGTGGATTGGCTGGAACTTAATGAGACTGGGCACAAGCTTCTCTTCAGGGACCGGAAACTTCGT TTGCATCTATACGATATTGAAAGCTGCTCTAAGACGATGATCCTCAACTTCTGCTCCTACGTGCAGTGGGTCCCAGGAAGTGATGTGCTGGTGGCTCAGAACCGAAACAACTTGTGTGTGTGGTACAACATTGAGGCACCCGAGAGGGTCACCACGTCGTCTATCAGG GGTGATGTTGTAGGTCTGGAGCGAGGCGGGGGAAAGACGGAGGTGATGGTGACCGAAGGTGTGACTACAGTTGCCTACACCCTGGATGAGGGCCTTATTGAGTTTGGAACAGCCATTGATGACGGCAACTACACCCG GGCCACAGCCTTCTTGGAAACTCTGGAAATGACCCCAGAAACAGAAGCAATGTGGAAAACCTTGAGTAAGCTGTCACTGGAAGCAAAGCAGCTACACATTGCTGAGAG GTGCTTTTCTGCTCTGGGACATGTTGCAAAAGCTCGGTTCCTCCATGAAACCAATGAGATTGCAGATCAAGTGTCTCGGGAATAT GGTGGAGAAGGAACAGATTTTTATCAGGTCCGAGCACGACTAGCCATGCTGGAGAAGAACTACAAGCTGGCGGAAATGATCTTCTTAGAACAG AACGCCGTTGAGGAGGCCATGGACATGTACCAGGAGCTACACCGCTGGGATGAATGTATCGCTGTGGCTGAGGCCAAG GGGCACCCAGCCCTAGAGAAGCTGCGTCGGGGTTACTACCAGTGGCTGATGGACACACAGCAAGAGGAGCGGGCAGGCGAGCTTCAGGAGAGCCAAGGGGATGGGCTAGCAGCCATCAGCCTCTACCTCAAAGCTGGGCTCCCCGCCAAGGCTGCTCGGCTGGTGCTGAACCGAGAGGAACTGCTGGCCAACACGGAGCTGGTGGAGCACATCACTGCTGCCCTGATCAAGGGCGAGCTGTATGAACGG GCAGGTGATCTCTTTGAGAAGATTCGAAATCCACAGCGGGCTCTGGAGTGCTACTGTAAAGGCAGCGCATTCATGAAAG CGGTGGAGCTGGCTCGGTTGGCATTCCCAGTGGAAGTGGTGAGACTAGAGGAGGCGTGGGGGGACCACTTGGTGCAGCAGAAGCAGCTTGATGCGGCCATTAATCATTACATCGAAGCCAG GTGCTCCATTAAAGCAATTGAGGCTGCCCTGGGTGCCCGCCAGTGGAAGAAGGCAATTTATATATTAGATCTGCAGGACCGGAACACTGCGTCCAAATACTATCCTCGTGTGGCCCAACACTATGCATCGCTGCAGGAGTATGAG ATTGCGGAAGAGCTCTACACTAAGGGAGACCGGACGAAAGACGCCATAGACATGTACACCCAGGCTGGCCGCTGGGAGCAAGCCCACAAG CTGGCCATGAAGTGCATGAGACCAGAAGATGTCTCGGTGCTGTACATCACTCAGGCTCAGGAGATGGAGAAGCAGGGCAAGTACCGAGAGGCTGAAAG GCTATATGTGACCGTGGAAGAGCCTGATCTTGCCATCACCATGTTCAAAAAGCACAAGTTGTATGATGATATGATCCGCTTAGTAGGGAAGCACCACCCAGACCTCCTCAGTGACACACACCTGCATCTGGGCAAG GAGCTGGAGGCCGAGGGCCGACTCCAGGAGGCTGAGTATCACTACCTTGAGGCCCAGGAGTGGAAGGCGACAGTGAACATGTACCGGTCCAATGGGCTTTGGGAAGAGGCTTACCGG GTGGCCAAGGCTCATGGAGGAGCTAATGCCCACAAACACGTGGCCTATCTGTGGGCGAAAAGCCTAGGAGGAGAGGCTGCCGTGAGACTGCTCAACAAGCTGGGACTCCTGGAAGCTGCTATTGACCATGCTGCTGACAACTG CTCCTTTGAATTTGCTTTTGAACTCTCCCGGCTGGCCCTCAAGCACAAAACCCCTGAGATCCATCTCCGATACGCTATGTACCTGGAGGATGAG GGAAAATTTGAAGAGGCTGAAGCTGAATTTATCAAGGCTGGTAAACCCAAGGAAGCAGTCCTCAT GTTTGTCCATAACCAGGACTGGGAGGCAGCTCAGCGTGTGGCCGAGGCCCATGACCCTGATAGTGTCGCCGAGGTGCTCGTGGGGCAGGCTCGGGGGGCCTTGGAGGAGAAGGACTTCCAGAAAGCAGAAGGGCTGCTGCTTCGGGCCCAGAGACCAGGCCTGGCCCTCAATTACTATAAG GAGGCCGGACTATGGAGCGATGCCCTGCGGATTTGCAAGGACTACGTGCCCGGCCAGCTGGAGGCACTGCAGGAAGAGTATGAACGGGAAGCTACCAAGAAAGGGGCCAG GGGCATGGAGGGTCTGGTGGAACAGGCTCGACAGTGGGAACAGGCTGGAGAGTACAGCCGTGCAGTCGACTGCTACCTCAAAGTGCGGGACGCAGGAAGCAGCAGCCTGGTGGAGAAGTGCTGGCTGAAG GCAGCTGAACTCTCCATCAAGTTTCTACCTCCCCCACGTAGTCTGGAAGTAGTTCGGGCTGTGGGACCCCAGCTGATTGGAATTGGAAAGCACAGCGCA GCTGCAGAGCTCTATCTGAACCTGGACCTCGTCAAGGAAGCAATCGATGCTTTCATTGAGGGTGAGGAATGGAACAAGGCCAAGCGTGTAGCTAAGGAGCTAGATCCCCG GTATGAAGACTATGTGGACCAGTGTTATAAAGAGTTCCTCAAGAGCCAGGGCAAAGTGGACTCG CTAGTGGGTGTGGACGTGGTGGCTGCTTTGGACCTCTATGTGGAGCAGGGCCAGTGGGACAAGTGCATTGAAACAGCCACCAAGCAG AACTACAAGATTCTGCACAAATACGTGGCATTGTATGCAACTCACCTGATCCGGGAGGGTGGCTGTGCCCAGGCACTGGCCCTGTACGTGCAGCATGGAGCCCCTGCTAACCCACAG AACTTCAACATCTACAAAAGGATCTTCACTGACATGGTGAGCTCTCCTGGGACCAACAGTGCTGAGGCCTATCACAGCTGGGCTGACCTCCGGGATGTCCTCTTCAACCTG TGTGAAAACCTGGTGAAGTCCAGTGAGGCCAACTCTCCAGCCCACGAGGAGTTCGAGACCATGCTGTTGATTGCTCACTACTACGCCACCCGCTCTGCAGCCCAGAGCGTCAAAGAGCTG GaaactgtagctgccaggctttCTGTTTCACTCTTGCGTCACACCCAACTACTACCTGCAGATAAGGCCTTCTATGAAGCAGGCACTGCTGCCAAG GCAGTTGGCTGGGAGAACATGGCCTTCATCTTCCTCAACCGCTTTTTGGATCTGACTGAT GCAATTGAAGAAGGGACCCTGGATGCCCTTGACCACTCTGACTTTCAGGACACAGACATTCCCTTTGAGGTGCCACTCCCAGCCAAGCAGCACGTCCCG gaggctcagcgAGAAGAGGTTCGAGACTGGGTTCTCACAGTCTCAATGGACCAGCGGCTGGAGCAGGTTCTACCTCGGGATGAGCGTGGGGCCtacgaggcttccctggtggcggcCAGCACTGGAGTTCGGGCCCTGCCCTGCCTCATTACAG GATACCCCATTCTGAGGAACAAAATTGAATTTAAGCGGCCAGGGAAGGCAGCTAACAAGAAGAACTGGAACAAGTTCCTTATGGCTATCAAG ACCTCCCACAGCCCCATGTGCCAAGATGTGCTGAAGTTCATCAGTCAGTGGTGCGGGGGGCTGCCCAGCACCAGCTTCTCTTTCCAGTAA
- the KRTCAP3 gene encoding keratinocyte-associated protein 3 isoform X4 — protein MRCRRLCAFDAARGPRWLMRVGLALILVGHVNLLLGAVLHGTVLRHVANPRGAVTPEYTTANVISVGSGLLSVSLGLVALLASRNLFRPRLHWALLALALVNLLLSAACSLGLLLAVSLTVANGGRRLIADCHPGLLDPLVPLDQGSGHADCPFDPTKIYDTALALWIPSVFMSAAEAALSGYCCVAALTLRGVGPCRKDGLQEQVRKMNRKGSFYTDCVEETLDYITEGWSTNPTLLCSWRS, from the exons ATGAGGTGCCGCCGCCTCTGCGCTTTCG ACGCGGCCCGGGGCCCCCGGTGGCTCATGCGGGTGGGCCTGGCGCTGATCCTGGTGGGCCACGTGAACCTGTTGCTGGGGGCCGTGCTGCACGGCACCGTCCTGCGGCACGTGGCCAACCCCCGCGGCGCCGTCACCCCGGAGTACACCACCGCCAATGTCATCTCCGTGGGCTCAGGGCTGCTG AGCGTTTCCTTGGGACTTGTGGCCCTTTTGGCGTCCAGGAATCTTTTTCGCCCACGATTG CACTGGGCCCTGCTGGCGCTAGCGCTGGTGAACCTTCTCTTGTCTGCTGCCTGCTCCCTGGGCCTCCTCCTCgctgtgtccctcactgtggCCAATGGCGGCCGTCGTCTTATTGCTGACTGCCACCCAGGACTGCTGGATCCTTTGGTACCGCTGGACCAGGGGTCTGGACATGCTGACTGCCCCTTTGACCCCACGAAAATCTAT GACACAGCCTTGGCTCTCTGGATCCCTTCTGTGTTCATGTCTGCAGCCGAGGCTGCTCTCTCTGGTTACTGCTGTGTGGCTGCACTCACCCTGCGTGGGGTAGGGCCCTGTAGGAAGGATGGGCTACAGGAGCAGGTAAGGAAGATGAACAGGAAGGGCTCATTCTACACAGATTGTGTTGAAGAGACGCTGGATTATATAACTGAGGGCTGGAGCACTAATCCCACCCTTTTGTGTAGCTGGAGGAGCTGA
- the KRTCAP3 gene encoding keratinocyte-associated protein 3 isoform X3 encodes MRCRRLCAFGNFRPLRPCFPPRAHPGPALGPVADLGWPPAPQPAQRAPRLCLADAARGPRWLMRVGLALILVGHVNLLLGAVLHGTVLRHVANPRGAVTPEYTTANVISVGSGLLHWALLALALVNLLLSAACSLGLLLAVSLTVANGGRRLIADCHPGLLDPLVPLDQGSGHADCPFDPTKIYDTALALWIPSVFMSAAEAALSGYCCVAALTLRGVGPCRKDGLQEQLEELTELEFPKRKWQENVQLLDQTREIRTSQKSWV; translated from the exons ATGAGGTGCCGCCGCCTCTGCGCTTTCGGTAATTTCCGGCCCCTCCGGCCTTGTTTTCCCCCGAGGGCCCACCCTGGACCCGCCCTCGGGCCAGTGGCCGACCTGGGGTGGCCTCCGGCTCCTCAGCCGGCTCAGCGCGCCCCTCGCCTGTGCCTTGCAGACGCGGCCCGGGGCCCCCGGTGGCTCATGCGGGTGGGCCTGGCGCTGATCCTGGTGGGCCACGTGAACCTGTTGCTGGGGGCCGTGCTGCACGGCACCGTCCTGCGGCACGTGGCCAACCCCCGCGGCGCCGTCACCCCGGAGTACACCACCGCCAATGTCATCTCCGTGGGCTCAGGGCTGCTG CACTGGGCCCTGCTGGCGCTAGCGCTGGTGAACCTTCTCTTGTCTGCTGCCTGCTCCCTGGGCCTCCTCCTCgctgtgtccctcactgtggCCAATGGCGGCCGTCGTCTTATTGCTGACTGCCACCCAGGACTGCTGGATCCTTTGGTACCGCTGGACCAGGGGTCTGGACATGCTGACTGCCCCTTTGACCCCACGAAAATCTAT GACACAGCCTTGGCTCTCTGGATCCCTTCTGTGTTCATGTCTGCAGCCGAGGCTGCTCTCTCTGGTTACTGCTGTGTGGCTGCACTCACCCTGCGTGGGGTAGGGCCCTGTAGGAAGGATGGGCTACAGGAGCAG CTGGAGGAGCTGACAGAGCTTGAATTTCCTAAACGTAAATGGCAGGAAAATGTGCAGCTACTGGACCAAACGCGAGAAATCCGGACCTCACAGAAAAGTTGGGTTTAG
- the KRTCAP3 gene encoding keratinocyte-associated protein 3 isoform X2: MRCRRLCAFGNFRPLRPCFPPRAHPGPALGPVADLGWPPAPQPAQRAPRLCLADAARGPRWLMRVGLALILVGHVNLLLGAVLHGTVLRHVANPRGAVTPEYTTANVISVGSGLLSVSLGLVALLASRNLFRPRLHWALLALALVNLLLSAACSLGLLLAVSLTVANGGRRLIADCHPGLLDPLVPLDQGSGHADCPFDPTKIYDTALALWIPSVFMSAAEAALSGYCCVAALTLRGVGPCRKDGLQEQLEELTELEFPKRKWQENVQLLDQTREIRTSQKSWV; this comes from the exons ATGAGGTGCCGCCGCCTCTGCGCTTTCGGTAATTTCCGGCCCCTCCGGCCTTGTTTTCCCCCGAGGGCCCACCCTGGACCCGCCCTCGGGCCAGTGGCCGACCTGGGGTGGCCTCCGGCTCCTCAGCCGGCTCAGCGCGCCCCTCGCCTGTGCCTTGCAGACGCGGCCCGGGGCCCCCGGTGGCTCATGCGGGTGGGCCTGGCGCTGATCCTGGTGGGCCACGTGAACCTGTTGCTGGGGGCCGTGCTGCACGGCACCGTCCTGCGGCACGTGGCCAACCCCCGCGGCGCCGTCACCCCGGAGTACACCACCGCCAATGTCATCTCCGTGGGCTCAGGGCTGCTG AGCGTTTCCTTGGGACTTGTGGCCCTTTTGGCGTCCAGGAATCTTTTTCGCCCACGATTG CACTGGGCCCTGCTGGCGCTAGCGCTGGTGAACCTTCTCTTGTCTGCTGCCTGCTCCCTGGGCCTCCTCCTCgctgtgtccctcactgtggCCAATGGCGGCCGTCGTCTTATTGCTGACTGCCACCCAGGACTGCTGGATCCTTTGGTACCGCTGGACCAGGGGTCTGGACATGCTGACTGCCCCTTTGACCCCACGAAAATCTAT GACACAGCCTTGGCTCTCTGGATCCCTTCTGTGTTCATGTCTGCAGCCGAGGCTGCTCTCTCTGGTTACTGCTGTGTGGCTGCACTCACCCTGCGTGGGGTAGGGCCCTGTAGGAAGGATGGGCTACAGGAGCAG CTGGAGGAGCTGACAGAGCTTGAATTTCCTAAACGTAAATGGCAGGAAAATGTGCAGCTACTGGACCAAACGCGAGAAATCCGGACCTCACAGAAAAGTTGGGTTTAG